In a genomic window of Lathamus discolor isolate bLatDis1 chromosome 4, bLatDis1.hap1, whole genome shotgun sequence:
- the LOC136012680 gene encoding fibronectin type III domain-containing protein 9-like, producing the protein MGITVQNITGNTAMVIWPKMASCADSFYSIMYHPNWNSMLSSYSRKNFQKEERVPTSRSSFVVENLTPLTTYIVCVTCQSANPSSDQCRVFNTLERDPASASNTKKELALGIWLTSSILLLIIAAVLLYGCLHLVCRRRREHLQGPNGTSKQDHGKVWTKSAAHALEELGRQSQLIQDTEEKHPGDIQLATIIENPSVCKEPAMPTSRSQEQVPMTGHCSAIN; encoded by the coding sequence ATGGGAATAACCGTCCAAAACATCACAGGAAACACGGCAATGGTAATTTGGCCAAAAATGGCCAGCTGTGCCGATAGCTTTTACAGCATCATGTACCACCCTAACTGGAACAGCATGCTATCCAGCTACTCAAGAAAAAACTTTCAGAAGGAAGAGAGGGTGCCCACCAGTCGTTCTTCCTTTGTTGTTGAAAACCTAACTCCGCTAACAACGTACATCGTGTGTGTGACCTGCCAGTCCGCAAACCCCTCCAGTGACCAGTGCAGAGTTTTTAACACACTGGAACGAGACCCAGCATCTGCTAGCAACACCAAGAAAGAGCTGGCACTGGGCATCTGGCTCACCAGCAGCATTCTGCTCCTCATCATTGCCGCAGTCCTCCTGTATGGCTGCCTGCACCTCGTGTGCCGCAGGAGACGTGAGCACTTGCAAGGGCCGAATGGGACCTCCAAGCAAGACCACGGGAAAGTGTGGACCAAAAGTGCAGCGCATGCCTTGGAGGAGCTTGGTAGGCAGAGCCAACTGATACAGGACACTGAGGAAAAGCATCCAGGTGACATCCAGCTAGCCACAATCATAGAGAATCCTTCAGTGTGCAAGGAGCCTGCCATGCCGACTTCCAGAAGCCAGGAACAAGTGCCAATGACTGGACACTGCTCTGCTATAAATTAG